The Grus americana isolate bGruAme1 chromosome 39, bGruAme1.mat, whole genome shotgun sequence nucleotide sequence GTTTTTCACATCATGCTTGTGTTCTCCATGTCTTCCATGTCCACGTTCACGTCACACTCGTGTCCTCCATGTCCCCGTTGTTCCTCTTGTCACGCTCGTGTCCTCCACATCCATGTTCTCGCCATACTTGTGCCTTCCATGCCACGTCTGTCACCCATGACCACGTTCTCCACACCATCTGGGTGTCCCCAAGGCCGTGAtggtgtccccaaggtcccgggggttccccccacccccctggtgacgtgtgtgtccccccccctccccagttccGGAAGAAGCGGCTGCGGTTTGGGCGGAGCCGCATCCACGAGTGGGGGCTCTTCGCCATGGAGCCCATCGCCGCCGACGAGATGGTCATCGAGTACGTGGGGCAGAACATCCGCCAGGTCAGAGCCCCGCGTCCCCCCGGTCACCTCCCACCACCCTtggggacccccaaatccctcctgGTCACCTCCCACCACCCTtggggacccccaaatccctcctgGTCACCTCCCATCACTATTGGGGACCCCCCACTGCCCTTGGGGACCCTCAACCACCCTGTGGTCACCTCCCACCACCCTtggggacccccaaatccctcctgGTCACCTCCCATCACTATTGGGGACCCCCCACTGCCCTTGGGGACCCTCAACCACCCTGTGGTCACCTCCCACCACCCTtggggacccccaaatccctcctgGTCACCTCCCATTGCCATTGGGGACCCCCCACTGCCCTTGGGGACCCTTGACCACCCCCTGGTCACCTCCCACCACCCTGTGGTCACCTCCCACCACCATtggggacccccaaatccctcctgGTCACCTCCCATCACCATTGGGGACCCTCAACCACCCTGTGGTCACCTCCCACCACCCttgggacccccaaatccctcctgGTCACCTCCCATCACCATTGGGGACCCCCTACTGCCCTTGGGGACCCTCAACCACCCCCTGGTCACCTCCCACCACCCTTGGGGACCCCCAAATCTGTCCTGGTCACCTCCCATCACCATTGGGGACCCCCCACTGCCCTTGGGGACCCTCGACCACCCTGTGGTCACCTCCCACCACCCTtggggacccccaaatccctcctgGTCACCTCCCATTGCCATTGGGGACCCCCCACTGCCCTTGGGGACCCTTGACCACCCCCTGGTCACCTCCCACCACCCTGTGGTCACCTCCCACCACCATtggggacccccaaatccctcctgGTCACCTCCCATCACCATTGGGGACCCTCAACCACCCTGTGGTCACCTCCCACCACCCttgggacccccaaatccctcctgGTCACCTCCCATCACCATTGGGGACCCCCTACTGCCCTTGGGGACCCTCAACCACCCCCTGGTCACCTCCCACCACCCTtggggacccccaaatccctcctgGTCACCTCCCATCACCATTGGGGACCCCCCACTGCCCTTGGGGACCCTCAACCACCCCCTGGTCACCTCCCACCACCCTTGGGGACCCCCAAATCCGTCCTGGTCACCTCCCATCACCCTTGGGGCCCCCCCACTGCCCTTGGGGACCCTCAACCACCCTGTGGTCACCTCCCACCACCATTGGTGACTCCCAAATCCCTCCTGGTCACCTCCCACCACCCTTGGGACCCCCCCACCACCGACGCCCCCCGACGTGTCCCCCCCTCAAGGTGGTGGCGGACATGCGGGAGAAGCGTTACGTCCAGGAGGGCATCGGCAGCAGCTACCTCTTCCGCGTGGACCACGACACCATCATCGACGCCACCAAATGCGGCAACCTGGCCCGGTTCATCAACCACTGCTGCACGGTgagcgccgggggggggggttgtgtcccccccccccaaaaaaaaaaaccccacctcccCCCTCCGTTGGCGGCGGGGGAGGTCCCCACCACCGCGACGTTGACCTTGCGCCTCTCCAACCGCCCCTCAGCCCAACTGCTACGCCAAGGTGATCACCATCGAGGCGCAGAAGAAGATCGTCATCTACTCGAAGCAGCCCATCGGGGTCAACGAGGAGATCACCTACGACTACAAGTTCCCCATCGAGGACACCAAGATCCCCTGCCTCTGCCGCACCGAGAGCTGCCGCGGCACGCTCAACTAGCCCCGCGCCGCGCGCCGTGGGCCGGGTGTGGCCACTGCGGTTGGGGTGTGGCCGCCGCGGTTGGCGTTTGGCCATCACAGTTGGGGTTTGACCACCACGGTTGGCGTTTGGCCATCAGGGTTGACGTGTGGCCACCATGATTGGGGTTTGGCCATCACAGTTGGGGTTTGACCACCACGGTTGGCGTTTGGCCATCACGGTTGACGTGTGGCTACGACAGTTGGTTTGAGGATGCCAAGGTTGACGTGTGGCCACCGTGGTTGGCGCAAGGATGCCAAGGTTGACGTGTGGCCATCGTGGTTGACGTTTGGCCACCGTGGTTGACGTGTGGCCACCGTGGTTGGCGCAAGGATGCCAAGGTTGACGTGTGGCCATCATGGTTGACGTGTGGCCACCACAGTTGATGTTTGGCCACCGTGGTTGACGTGTGGCCGCCATGGTTGACGTGTGGCCGCCATGGTTGACGTGTGGCCGCCACAGTTGATGTTTGGCCACCGTGGTTGGCGTTTGGCCACCGTGGTTGGCGTGTGGCCACCGTGGTTGGCGTGTGGCCACCACGGTTGACGTTTGGCCACCACGCTTGGCGCGAGGATGCCAGGGTTGGCTCGAAGCCGCCGCGGTTGGCCCGTCATGGCGGCCGCCGCGTCACCGTGAGGTGGCCGCCTCACCCTTGACGTCAGGTCATCGAGCTCGGCCCCCGGGGTCGCCGTGACGGCGCCGCCCCTGCCCGCCGCTATGATGTCACCACCCCTCCTACCCTCCCCTCGCCCGGCCAGAGAGCGGCCACCGTGATGACGGCGGCGCCGTGATGACATCAGCACCGTGACGTCACCGCCGCCCCTCCCTTTTCCCCCGGAGAAGGCTCTTCCTCCTTTGGCTGTTTCTTGTAGAAACTCGGGGTGCGgccgggggggtgggtggggggggctgaGACCccctggggggggaggggggggtttAGGGGGGTCCtgcccctccccctgccccccctgcccctccccccggggttcccctcccccccccgctctgTAAATACCCCCGGGGGGGGTGTAAATACCCTGTAAATGCCCCTCCCCCCCTCTGTACATATGTTGATACGGGGGCGCCCCCGGGCCCCCCCTTTTTATAAAGTGGCCACCGAGCTTTGAGATGGTGTCAGCCCCcctgtggttttggggggggggtaccCCGATatctgagggggggaaggagggtttgggggggctggaaTGAGGGGGGGTACCCCGATAtctggggggggaaggagggtttgggggggctggaaTGAGGGGGGGTACCCCGATAtctgggggggaaggagggtttgggggggctggaaTGAGGGGGGGGGTACCCCGATGTCTGGGGGGGTgaaggagggtttggggggctggaaTGGAGGGGGGGTACCCCgatatctggggggggggtgggtttgggggggctggaaTGAGGGGGGGTACCCCGATGtctggggggggaaggagggtttgggggggctggaaTGAGGGGGGGTACCCCGATGtctggggggggaaggagggtttggggggctggaaTGAGGGGGGGTACCCCGatatctgggggggggctggggggagggtttgggggggctggaaTGAGGGGGGGTACCCCGatatctgggggggggtgggtttgggggggctggaaTGAGGGGGGGTACCCCGATGtctggggggggaaggagggtttgggggggctggaaTGAGGGGGGGTACCCCGATGtctggggggggaaggagggtttggggggctggaaTGAGGGGGGGTACCCCGAGAtctggggggggaaggagggtttggggggggctggaaTGAGGGGGGGTACCCTGATAtctggggggggaaggagggtttggggggggctggaaTGAGGGGGGGTACCCCGatatctgggggggggtgggtttgggggggaaggagggtttgggggggctggaaTGAGGGGGGGTACCCCGATAtctggggggggaaaggagggtttgggggggggctggaatGAGGGGGGGTACCCCGATAtctggggggggaaggagggtttggggggggctggaaTGAGGGGGGGTACCCCGatatctgggggggggtgggtttgggggggctggaaTGAGGGGGGGGTACCCCGATGTCTGGGGGGGGCTGGAATGGGGGGGGTACCCCGACATCTGGGGGGGGCTGGAATGGGGGGGGGTACCCCGACatctgggggaggaaggagggtttggggggggctggaatgaggggggggcaccccgacatttggggggggctggggggggtccccaataTCCTTGGGGGGGATCCCGGGGGGTGTGGAATGGGGGAGgcttggggggggtccccaatatctatggggggctgggggggtccccaacattctgggggggtcccgggggtctggagggggggggggaggcttgggggggtccccaatatctggggggggctggggggggggtcccaggggggcTGAAATAAGGGgggggaggttgggggggggggccctgtgTCCtgtaaagggggggggggggggttcccggtgtttgggggggtcccagatgtcgggggggggggggggggtgggggtgtccaGCCCCACGTGGGGGGtcttgggggagggaggggctacgtgggggagggggcggcgctTCCGGGGGAGCCAATGAGGCGCGAGGGGCGGAGCCGCgtcggggagggggcgtggtcACACCGGGGTGGGCGGGGCGTGGGGGGCGTCCCCCCGTTACCACAGCaacgccccgccccccccttaTCCCGTCACACGGAGCAGccgcccgctcccctcccccacGCTCTTGCGTCACCacttcccccccttccttcctctcccctcccccccccccgctcagCGGCCTTGGCCCCTGCGtcgcccctccccccacccccgcccctccccccccacccccggggcGGAACCTCCGGGACCGATCGAGAAAACtgagagggggggggggggtgaaggggggggaggggaacaaACAGCCCCGGTACCATGGAGCCCCAGGCCGGGGGGGACAGCGACCCCCACCCCGCCACGCAGGTACCCacggagggggggagggggatgggggagggtGGGGTGCGTGGGGGAGGCGGTGTTCCCCACGGGGGAGGCGGTTTTGCCCAcgtgggagggggggggtttCCCCAAACGTGAGGGGGGTTTCCCCGCCCGTGGGTGACCCCCATTACCCGTGAGtgagcccccctcccccctgtGGGTGACCTCCCCCCCACCCGTGGGTGACCCCAACCCGTGGGTGACCCTCCTCTCCCCGTGGGTGACCCCCCATCACCCGTGGGTGATCCCCCCAACCCCTGGGTGACCCCTCCCTCTGTGGGTGACCCCCCCACCCGTGGGTGACCCCCTCCCCATCACCCGCGTGTGACCCCCTCTCCCCgggggtgaccccccccccgtGGGTGACTCCGCCCCATCACCCGTGGGTGACCCCCCCGCTGTGGGTGACCCCCCTCTCCCCGTGGGTGAACCCCCCCAACCTGTGGGTGACCCCCCTCTCCCCGTGGGTGACCCCTCCCTCTgtgggtgacccccccccaacctgtGGGTGACCTCCCCAACCCCTGGGTGACCCCCCCACCCTCGTCATCCGTGGGTGACCCCCTCTCCCCGTGGGTGACACCCCCCATCACCCGTGGGTGATCCCCCCGTGGGTGACCCCCCTCTCCCCGTGTGTGACCCCCTCTCCCCATGGGTGACACCCCCCATCACCCGTGTGTGACCTCCCCTCCCTCTGTGGGTGACCCCCCCCCGTGGGTGACCCCCCTCCCATCACCCGTGGGTGCGGCAGGGGCTGGTTTACGTGGTGACGGGCGGCTGCGGGTTCCTGGGGTCCCACctggtgcagctgctgctggagcaggagccgGAGCTGCGGGAGCTGCGAATCTTCGACCTCCGCATCGACCCCGCCGCCCTCCCGGCCACGCAcggtatgggggggggggggggccacccCAAAATTCCCCGTGGAAtgagggacacacacacacccccccaaaaaaacccccatggcCTGAGGCGGGGGGATGGACCCACACATCAATGGCTGGGGGACCCCCACCGCAAGGGACGCCCCCTTtgaggacccccccccccaccccaggggaCACCCCCTCTGaggaccccccaccccccccaaaggggccccccccacaccccaatATCCAGGGCACCCAGGCAGCCAGGAGGGGACCCCCACCCTAAGGGACTCTCCCACCCCCAGAGACCCCCACCCCAATGTCCTGGGGACCCAGATGGCCAGGGGGGaccccccacaccccaggggacccccccccaccctcagagacaccccccccaccccaagggaAACCCCCTCTGTGGAACCCCCACCCCAAGggaccccccacacacaccccaggAGACCCCCACCCCAATATTTAGGGCACCcaggggggacacccccccccccaggggaccccccccaccccaatatCCAGGGGACCCAGACATCCAGGGGGGAACCCCCACCCTGAGGGACCCCCACCCCAATGTCCAGGGGACCCAGGTGGCCAggggagaccccccccccccagcccaggggacccccaccctgagggacaccccccccccaatatcTGGGGCAcctggggggtttggggggggggggcacatggGGCTGATATGGGGTGACATTGGGGTtcggtgggggggggacaggacaCCCCAATAtccaggagggagggagaccccccccaccccaatctCCAGGGGACTTGGGGGtttgggtgggggtggggggggcacccagggtgCCATTGTGGTCCTGGGGACCCCGTTGTCACCCCGTCTGTGCcgcgtgtgtcccccccccacgcaGGGGACCGGGTGCGGTTGGTGCAGGGGGACGTGGGGGACGCGGGGGCCGTGGGGCGGGTGCTGGCGGGGGCCGACGCCGTGTTTCACGCCGCTTCGCTCGTGGACGTGTGGGGCCGCGCCAGCCCCGAGGCCATCGCCCGGGTCAACGTGCAAGgtcaggtttgggggggggggggggaatatgggggggggctggggggggagttgttggggggctgggagctctgggtggggggggggttaggGGGTAAttggggggctgggaggtggaTTTGGGGGGCAAgtggggaggtgtgggggggccTGTGGGGTGCattgggggggggctgcggggggttAGGGGGTAattgggggggctgggggggccaaATAGAAGGGATGGGGGAGTCTGGGGAGGGGGTCTGTGGGGCAACTGGGGGGGGTCtatggggtgggctgggggggcaaatagagggggatgggggggcaaGAGCATGGGGGGGGTCTATGGGGCACAGGGGGTGTCCATGGGGTGGTTCCGCCCCCCCCACTgacaccccccccttttttgcccccccccccccagggacaaAGAACGTGATCGCGGGGTGCCGGGCGCAAGGCGTGCGCTGCCTCGTCTACACCAGCAGCATGGAGGTGGTGGGGCCCAACACCCGCGGGGACCCCTTCCTGCGGTacggggacaccccccccccccaccatggggaccccccccccccccccccggggacccccaaCCATGGggaccccaccccccccccggaccTCCGGgacccctccccacccccccaccccccccatttGGGGTGAAGGACACtatgggggatggggggggtgtctgtgccccccccccgggtcccccctgaccccccccccccttgtcgtcccccccccagggggGACGAGGACTCCCCGTACCCCATCCGGCACACGGAGCCGTACCCCCTCAGCAAGGCTCAAGCCGAGCGACTCGTCCTGGAAGCCAATGGCAGCCCCgtgagttttggggggggggatgtgtcCCAcatgtttggggggggtcccacaggttttgggggggggggggtgtcccaaaGCTTTGAGGGGACCCAGGCGTCCAGGGGTTCCCATGGTTTTGGAGGCAtcctgtggggttttggggggaccTAGgaggtctggggggggggtccccatgggTTTTGTGGGGGGGGGACTCAGAGGGTTTGAGCGGGACCCACAGGTTTTAGGGGGACctatggggtttggggggggggtcccatgggttTTGGGGGTACccagggtgggggtttttttggggggggggggagtccCATGGGTTTTGGGGGTACCCAGGCATCCGGGGGACCCCAGGCGTTCCCGGcaggtggcgggggggggccggcTGGTGACGGTGGCCCTGCGCCCCACGGGGATCTATGGGGAGCGACACCCCCTGATGGCCCAGTTCTACCGGagggggagggcggcgggggggtggcTGCCCCGAACCCTCCCGCCCCACGCCGAACACGGCCGCGTCTACGCTGGTGAGTCCTGCCCCACCGCCGCCCCCCTACCCCCCACCCCATAAGTACCCATGGCCCATATAGCCCTGCCCCATAGCCTgaccctcagcctctcctctgccccatATGTGCCCCCCTCCCCTAGCCAGCCAGCCCCACACCCTGCCCTATATCCTCCacacccagccccacaccctCCCCTCTATCCTCTCCCCAGCCCTATAtcccctccccccagccctataTCCTCCCTATatcccccccccacaccccagccctatatcctcctccccatccctatATCCTCCCTATAtcccctccccccagccctatatctcctcccccagccctatatcccctccccacaccccaggtctcccagccccacaccccagccccacaccccagccccacacacacacacccccccctccatctcttcccccccccccccaattcctcTCCCCGCAGGCAACGTGGCCTGGATGCATGTGCTGGCAGCTCGGGCAGCTCGGCAGCGCCCGGGGACGGTGGCCGGGGAAGTTTTTTTCTGCTACGACTCTTCCCCTTACGCCGCTTACGAAGATTTCAACATGTTGCTTTTGGGACCGGCCGGGTTACGACTTGGGGGGCCCCGACCCCCTGCCGCCCTCTTGGCTTTCCTGGCTCGTCTCAACGCCGGGTTAAGGGTCCTGCTGCGACCCCTACGCCTCTACGCCCCGCTCCTCAACCCCTACACCTTGGCCGTCGCTTCTACCCCCTTCAGCGTCCGCACCGACAAGGCTCAGCGATGTTTCGGCTACCGGCCGCTCTTTTCCTGGGAACAGGCTCGGCGACGCACCGTCAGCTGGATCCGGCAGCTCGATGCACCGTGAGTCgcaccccccacacccccccaccccgccatGGCTCTGATCCCAGCCCCCGGTATGGTCCAGGGAGGGTTTTGGCTCAGATCCCGATCCAGGATGGGAATCCAGGCCAGGTTTTGGCTCCATCCCTGATCCCGAGCATGATCCAGGCCAGGTCCTGGCCCCCACCCCAATCCCGACTGTGATCCAGGGCGGGTTTTGACTCTGACTTTGATCCTGAGCGTGATCCAGGCCAGGTCTTACCTCAGACCCCGATCCCGGGTGGGATCCAGGCCGGGTTTTGGctcccaccccccctccccccatcccacatGCGATCCAGGCCAGGTCTTACCTCAGACCCCGATCCCGGGCGGGATCCAGGCCGGGTTTTGGCTCCCGCCCCGATCCCCAGCGCGCTCCATCCCGGGTTTTGGTCCCCTCCGCCATCCCCACCCGAATCCAGGGCCGGGCTTTGTGTCCAACCACCCATCCCGCACCCGATCCAGGCCGGGTTttaccccccacccccactccATTCCAGCTCCAAGTCCTGATCCATCCCGGGCGCTCCACCCAGCCGGCACCGCCCCCTGCTTCTGATTGGCTACAGCCGGGACCCCACCCAGCATCTTCCCGCCCCGATCTGGCTCCAGGTTTTACCCTCGTTACCATCCTCATTTGCATCTCATTATCTCTACGGCCAATTAAAAACAACTGGACGtgccctctctctctctctctctgtgggCGTGGGTGGGCGTGGCCACGCGATTGACTCCACCCCTTCCCGAGGGGGGGTGGGCGGAGCTTTCAGAGGCCCCGCCCCATGTTTGGGGTTTAGGCCCCACCCATTccctgaggaagaggaaggagacagaCGGGAGGTACGAGGGAtgccgggagggggggggtcccccccaaaaatctgggtcccttggggggggggggtggggtcaCGGCTATAGGGTGGGGTCATATCTATAGGGTGAGGTCATATCTATAGAGT carries:
- the HSD3B7 gene encoding 3 beta-hydroxysteroid dehydrogenase type 7, coding for MEPQAGGDSDPHPATQGLVYVVTGGCGFLGSHLVQLLLEQEPELRELRIFDLRIDPAALPATHGDRVRLVQGDVGDAGAVGRVLAGADAVFHAASLVDVWGRASPEAIARVNVQGTKNVIAGCRAQGVRCLVYTSSMEVVGPNTRGDPFLRGDEDSPYPIRHTEPYPLSKAQAERLVLEANGSPVAGGGRLVTVALRPTGIYGERHPLMAQFYRRGRAAGGWLPRTLPPHAEHGRVYAGNVAWMHVLAARAARQRPGTVAGEVFFCYDSSPYAAYEDFNMLLLGPAGLRLGGPRPPAALLAFLARLNAGLRVLLRPLRLYAPLLNPYTLAVASTPFSVRTDKAQRCFGYRPLFSWEQARRRTVSWIRQLDAPSKS